The following coding sequences are from one Equus caballus isolate H_3958 breed thoroughbred chromosome 27, TB-T2T, whole genome shotgun sequence window:
- the ZFP42 gene encoding zinc finger protein 42 homolog, protein MDQQLKKRAKTQDGKGLDRRAIVAGDKPQRAQASPARQESLDMTWALGGEDVYCETCHQLVGEDSFCDCYIECIIRGEFSEPILEEDLLLKSFDCLTEGSEQDLSQQLLTASSLLECSLEYVKKGAKQDLPQETVGENSLLGYPEYMTGKRLPPGGISSVDLPDPQQLSESARKKPGKNQECDAPEKIVCPQSGCTKKLKNKASLRKHLLVHGPRDHVCAECGKAFNESTKLKRHFLVHTGEKPFQCTFEGCGKRFSLDFNLRTHVRIHTGEKRFMCPFEGCHKRFIQSNNMKVHILTHAKTKGNQ, encoded by the coding sequence ATGGACCAGCAACTGAAGAAAAGGGCAAAGACACAAGACGGGAAAGGCCTGGATAGAAGAGCCATCGTCGCTGGGGATAAGCCACAGCgagcccaggccagcccagcccgGCAGGAATCTCTCGACATGACGTGGGCCTTAGGTGGTGAAGATGTGTACTGTGAGACTTGCCATCAGCTTGTTGGAGAGGATTCCTTCTGCGACTGTTACATAGAATGCATAATAAGAGGTGAGTTTTCTGAACCCATCCTGGAAGAAGACTTACTTCTTAAGTCCTTTGACTGCCTGACAGAAGGATCAGAACAAGACCTTTCTCAACAGCTTCTTACCGCCAGCTCTCTTCTCGAATGTTCTCTGGAATACGTGAAAAAAGGGGCAAAACAAGACCTTCCCCAAGAGACTGTTGGCGAGAATTCACTTCTTGGGTATCCTGAGTACATGACAGGCAAGAGGCTTCCTCCTGGAGGAATATCCAGCGTTGACTTACCAGATCCCCAACAGCTCTCAGAATCTGCTagaaagaagccaggaaaaaaTCAAGAATGTGATGCTCCAGAAAAAATTGTTTGTCCTCAGAGCGGATGCACAAAAAAGTTGAAGAATAAGGCTTCCCTGAGAAAACATCTCCTCGTTCATGGGCCCCGAGATCACGTATGTGCAGAATGTGGGAAAGCGTTCAATGAGAGCACAAAACTAAAAAGGCATTTCCTGgttcatactggagagaagccaTTTCAGTGCACTTTCGAAGGGTGTGGAAAACGCTTTTCCCTGGACTTCAACTTGCGTACACATGTACGCATCCACACCGGGGAGAAACGTTTTATGTGTCCCTTCGAAGGCTGTCACAAGAGGTTTATTCAGTCAAACAACATGAAAGTTCACATCTTAACTCATGCAAAGACAAAAGGGAATCAAtga